The following coding sequences are from one Lolium rigidum isolate FL_2022 chromosome 6, APGP_CSIRO_Lrig_0.1, whole genome shotgun sequence window:
- the LOC124661484 gene encoding DEAD-box ATP-dependent RNA helicase 15, which yields MGEAKDNEVYEDDLVDYEEEVENVVDDAAANASVDVAKKGYVGIHSSGFRDFLLKPELLRAIQDCGFEHPSEVQHECIPQAILGMDVICQAKSGMGKTAVFVLSTLQQIDPVAGQVAALVLCHTRELAYQICNEFERFSKYLPETKVAVFYGGVNIKNHKDLLKNECPHIVVGTPGRILALARDKDLPLKNVRHFILDECDKMLDSLDMRRDVQEIFKMTPHEKQVMMFSATLSKESRPVCKKFMQDPMEIYVDDEAKLTLHGLVQHYIKLSEAEKNRKLNDLLDALDFNQIVIFVKSVSRASELNRLLCECNFPAICIHSGMTQEERLTRYKNFKEGHKRILVATDLVGRGIDIERVNIVINYDMPDSADTYLHRVGRAGRFGTKGLAITFVSSASDSDVLNQVQERFEVDIKELPEQIDTSTYMPS from the exons ATGGGAGAAGCCAAGGACAACGAGGTGTACGAGGATGACCTCGTCgactacgaggaggaggtggagaacGTCGTGGACGACGCAGCCGCCAACGCCTCGGTTGACGTAGCCAAGAA GGGGTACGTGGGAATCCATAGCTCAGGGTTCAGGGACTTCCTGCTCAAGCCAGAGCTGCTCCGCGCCATCCAGGACTGCGGGTTTGAGCATCCTTCCGAAG TGCAACATGAATGCATCCCTCAAGCCATTCTCGGAATGGATGTCATCTGCCAAGCAAAATCTGGGATGGGCAAGACTGCTGTTTTTGTCCTCTCAACTCTCCAGCAGATTGATCCCGTTGCTGGTCAAGTAGCTGCACTCGTTTTGTGCCATACAAGGGAATTGGCTTACCAG ATTTGCAATGAATTCGAGAGGTTTAGCAAGTACCTGCCAGAAACTAAAGTTGCTGTCTTCTATGGTGGGGTTAACATAAAAAACCACAAGGATTTATTGAAGAATGAATGCCCTCATATCGTGGTTGGCACACCTGGAAGGATCCTGGCTCTGGCTAGAGACAAGGACCTTCCGTTGAAGAATGTGAGGCATTTCATTCTTGATGAATGTGACAAGATGCTTGATTCACTTG ACATGCGTAGAGATGTCCAGGAGATCTTCAAAATGACACCCCACGAGAAGCAAGTGATGATGTTTTCAGCAACACTCAGCAAGGAGAGTCGCCCGGTTTGCAAGAAATTCATGCAAGAT CCCATGGAAATTTATGTCGATGACGAGGCTAAACTGACCCTTCATGGACTAGTTCAG CACTACATAAAACTAAGTGAGGCGGAGAAGAATCGGAAGTTGAATGATCTCTTAGATGCACTCGACTTCAACCAAATTGTAATATTTGTTAAAAGTGTTAGTAGAGCTTCAGAACTTAACAGGCTTCTCTGTGAATGCAATTTTCCTGCGATCTGCATACATTCTGGAATGACACAGGAGGAGAG GTTGACCCGGTATAAGAACTTCAAGGAAGGACACAAGAGGATTCTTGTGGCTACAGATTTAGTTGGCAGGGGAATAGATATTGAGCGTGTCAATATTGTCATAAACTATGACATGCCTGATTCTGCTGATACATACTTGCACAGG GTTGGAAGGGCTGGACGTTTTGGTACCAAGGGGCTTGCAATAACATTTGTTTCTTCTGCCTCTGACTCTGATGTTCTCAATCAG GTGCAAGAAAGGTTTGAGGTTGACATAAAGGAGCTGCCTGAGCAGATTGACACTTCGACATACA